Proteins encoded by one window of Mycolicibacterium sp. ND9-15:
- a CDS encoding oxidoreductase, whose translation MDERSREDPGCATRTAVVGPGAIGSTFAALLHAAGHTVTLCGRTPRDSIEVRPDEGEPIVVPGPVLTDPAAIDKPVDVVLLAVKDTQTEQSAGWLARLCDERTVVGALQNGVEQIERVGRYCPGSTVVPAAVWVSAESTQDGFVRLRTAARLVLPDTAAARTLADFFEGSAVAVEIDPNFVSAAWHKLLVNAVVGFMVLTGRRAGIFRRDDVAGLARRYLAECLAVARAEGAKLGDEVIDQIVDLLAKSPEDITTSMLTDRQAGRRLEWDIRNGVIVRKAAEHGLPAPISEVLVPLLAAASDGPG comes from the coding sequence GTGGATGAGCGCTCGCGCGAAGACCCTGGCTGCGCGACCCGTACCGCGGTCGTTGGTCCCGGCGCCATCGGCTCGACGTTCGCTGCCCTGCTGCATGCGGCCGGTCACACGGTGACGCTGTGCGGCCGCACGCCGCGCGACTCGATTGAGGTCAGACCCGATGAGGGCGAGCCGATCGTAGTGCCCGGTCCCGTGCTGACCGATCCCGCCGCCATCGACAAACCGGTCGATGTCGTGTTGTTGGCGGTGAAGGACACCCAGACCGAACAGTCGGCCGGGTGGCTGGCCAGGTTGTGTGACGAACGCACGGTGGTGGGTGCGCTGCAGAACGGGGTCGAGCAGATCGAGCGCGTCGGCCGCTACTGCCCCGGATCGACGGTAGTGCCTGCGGCGGTGTGGGTTTCAGCGGAGTCGACGCAAGATGGCTTTGTCCGGTTGCGCACGGCGGCGCGCCTGGTGTTGCCCGACACCGCTGCCGCGCGGACGCTGGCGGACTTCTTCGAGGGCAGCGCGGTCGCGGTCGAGATCGATCCGAACTTCGTCAGCGCGGCCTGGCACAAACTTCTGGTCAATGCGGTCGTGGGGTTCATGGTGCTCACCGGTCGCCGCGCGGGCATTTTCCGCCGCGACGACGTGGCCGGCCTGGCACGCCGCTATCTCGCCGAGTGCCTGGCCGTCGCGCGGGCCGAGGGCGCCAAGCTGGGCGACGAGGTGATCGACCAGATCGTCGACCTGCTCGCGAAGTCCCCGGAGGACATCACGACGTCGATGCTGACCGACCGCCAGGCGGGCCGGCGGTTGGAATGGGATATCCGCAACGGTGTGATCGTCCGCAAGGCCGCTGAACACGGGCTGCCCGCCCCGATCAGCGAGGTGCTGGTGCCGCTGCTGGCCGCGGCCAGCGACGGGCCCGGATAA
- the aspS gene encoding aspartate--tRNA ligase has protein sequence MLRSHAAGSLRLADAGQKVTLAGWVARRRDHGGVIFIDLRDASGVSQVVFREGQVLEAAHRLRAEFCIAIDGVVEIRPEGNANPEIATGEIEVNATSLTVLGESAPLPFQLDEQAGEEARLRYRYLDLRRDGPGHAIRLRSKVNAAAREVLARHDFVEIETPTMTRSTPEGARDFLVPARLQPGSFYALPQSPQLFKQLLMVAGMERYYQIARCYRDEDFRADRQPEFTQLDLEMSFVDSEDVIAVSEEIIAALWRLIGYDVPLPLPRITYAEAMRRFGTDKPDLRFGLELVECAEYFSGTPFRVFQAPYVGAVVMPGGASQPRRTLDAWQDFAKQRGHKGLAYVLVAEDGTLGGPVAKNLSDAERDGLAAHVGASPGDCVFFSAGPAKGSRALLGSVRIEIAKRLDMIDPDAWAFTWVVDPPLFEPADDATAHGDVAVGSGAWTAVHHAFTAPKPEFEDRIDSDPGSLLADAYDVVCNGNEIGGGSIRIHRRDIQERVFAVMGLDKAEADEKFGFLLEAFTFGAPPHGGLAFGWDRTTALLAGADSIREVIAFPKSGGGVDPLTGAPAPITAQQRKESGIDAKPKTD, from the coding sequence GTGCTGCGCAGTCATGCCGCCGGATCGTTGCGGCTCGCCGACGCCGGTCAGAAAGTGACGCTGGCCGGCTGGGTGGCGCGTCGCCGCGACCATGGCGGTGTCATCTTCATCGACCTGCGCGACGCGTCGGGGGTGTCGCAGGTCGTGTTCCGCGAAGGGCAGGTGCTCGAAGCCGCGCACCGGTTGCGCGCGGAGTTCTGCATCGCCATCGACGGTGTGGTGGAGATCCGCCCGGAAGGCAACGCCAATCCGGAGATCGCCACCGGTGAGATCGAAGTCAACGCGACGTCGTTGACCGTGCTGGGGGAGAGCGCGCCGCTGCCGTTCCAGCTCGACGAGCAGGCCGGCGAGGAGGCGCGGCTGCGGTACCGCTACCTCGACCTGCGCCGCGACGGCCCCGGTCACGCGATCCGGTTGCGCTCCAAGGTGAATGCCGCGGCCCGGGAGGTGCTCGCGCGCCACGACTTCGTCGAGATCGAGACACCGACGATGACCCGCTCGACCCCGGAGGGCGCCCGCGACTTCCTGGTGCCCGCTCGGCTGCAGCCGGGATCGTTCTACGCCCTGCCGCAGAGCCCGCAGCTGTTCAAACAGTTGCTGATGGTGGCGGGCATGGAGCGGTACTACCAGATCGCGCGCTGCTACCGCGACGAGGACTTCCGTGCCGACCGTCAGCCCGAGTTCACCCAGCTGGATCTCGAGATGAGCTTCGTCGACTCCGAGGACGTGATCGCGGTCTCCGAGGAGATCATCGCCGCCCTGTGGCGGTTGATCGGATACGACGTGCCGTTGCCGTTGCCCAGGATCACCTATGCGGAGGCCATGCGCCGGTTCGGTACGGACAAGCCCGATCTGAGATTCGGACTCGAACTCGTCGAGTGCGCCGAATACTTCTCCGGCACCCCGTTTCGGGTGTTCCAGGCGCCGTATGTCGGCGCCGTCGTCATGCCCGGCGGCGCATCCCAGCCGCGTCGCACGCTGGACGCCTGGCAGGACTTCGCCAAACAGCGCGGCCACAAGGGGCTGGCCTATGTGCTCGTCGCGGAGGACGGCACGCTGGGCGGCCCGGTCGCCAAGAACCTGTCCGACGCCGAACGCGACGGTCTGGCCGCTCATGTCGGCGCGTCGCCGGGCGACTGCGTGTTCTTCTCGGCCGGTCCGGCCAAGGGGTCGCGGGCGCTGCTCGGCTCGGTCCGCATCGAGATCGCCAAGCGACTGGACATGATCGACCCGGACGCCTGGGCGTTCACCTGGGTGGTGGACCCGCCGCTGTTCGAGCCGGCCGACGACGCGACGGCACACGGCGACGTGGCGGTCGGATCCGGTGCGTGGACCGCGGTGCACCACGCCTTCACCGCACCCAAACCCGAGTTCGAGGACCGCATCGACAGCGATCCGGGCAGCCTGCTGGCCGACGCATACGACGTGGTGTGCAACGGCAACGAGATCGGCGGCGGTTCGATCCGTATCCACCGCCGCGACATTCAGGAGCGGGTGTTCGCGGTGATGGGTTTGGACAAGGCCGAAGCCGACGAGAAGTTCGGATTCCTGTTGGAAGCGTTCACCTTTGGCGCGCCGCCACACGGCGGGCTGGCGTTCGGCTGGGACCGCACCACCGCATTGCTGGCCGGCGCCGACTCGATTCGTGAGGTGATCGCGTTCCCCAAGTCAGGCGGCGGTGTCGACCCGTTGACCGGTGCCCCCGCGCCGATCACCGCGCAGCAGCGCAAGGAATCCGGCATCGACGCCAAGCCGAAAACCGACTAG
- a CDS encoding SDR family NAD(P)-dependent oxidoreductase produces MRAIVTGGNSGVGKATAAALAADGHSVLIACRDVDKGKRAAAEMAGDVDVAAVDLGDLASVRAFADSVESVDVLVNNAGVMGMPLTRTTDGFEAHIGINHLGHFALTCLLADRITDRVISVASATYLFSTLHLEDLNWHRRKYSKWSAYGESKLANLLFVAELANRGVRTYATDPGATDTDITRSLGMGEHRRMRRLMHTPAQGARATLQAVTTELPSGTYLAPRFNQFGRPKVTRLRRKAVDPVMARRLWDASAELTGCDWPR; encoded by the coding sequence ATGCGAGCGATAGTCACCGGCGGTAACAGCGGCGTGGGTAAGGCGACGGCAGCGGCACTGGCGGCCGACGGCCACAGCGTCCTGATCGCCTGCCGCGATGTCGACAAAGGGAAGCGCGCTGCGGCCGAGATGGCCGGCGACGTCGACGTGGCCGCCGTCGATCTCGGCGACCTGGCCAGCGTGCGCGCGTTCGCCGACTCCGTGGAATCCGTTGACGTGCTGGTGAACAACGCCGGTGTGATGGGTATGCCGTTGACGCGCACCACCGACGGGTTCGAGGCCCACATCGGCATCAACCACCTCGGCCACTTCGCGCTGACGTGCCTGCTGGCCGACCGGATCACGGACCGGGTCATCTCGGTGGCCAGCGCGACGTACTTGTTCAGCACGCTGCACCTCGAGGATCTCAACTGGCACCGCCGGAAATACTCGAAGTGGAGCGCCTACGGCGAATCCAAACTGGCCAACCTGTTGTTCGTCGCCGAGTTGGCCAACCGAGGCGTGCGCACGTACGCCACCGATCCAGGCGCCACCGACACCGACATCACCCGATCGCTCGGAATGGGCGAGCATCGGCGGATGCGGCGCCTGATGCACACCCCGGCCCAGGGCGCCCGCGCCACCCTGCAGGCCGTGACAACCGAGCTCCCCAGCGGCACCTATCTGGCGCCGCGGTTCAACCAGTTCGGCCGGCCCAAGGTGACGCGGTTGCGGCGAAAGGCGGTCGATCCGGTGATGGCCCGCCGGTTGTGGGACGCGTCGGCCGAACTCACCGGATGCGACTGGCCGCGCTGA